One Thioclava sp. ES.031 genomic window, GCAGCGTTCGAGATCGAAGGGTTCGGGGTAAAGCCGCATCCGCTCCGCCTCGATCTTCGAGTAATCCAGCACGTCGTTGATGATGGTCAGAAGCGCCTCGCCCGAAGACCGGATGGTCTCGGCGAACAGGCGCTGTTCCTCGGTCAGATCGGTCTCGGCCAGCAGGTCGGCCATGCCCACGACGCCGTTCATCGGGGTGCGGATCTCGTGGCTCATATTGGCGAGGAAGGCGGATTTCGCGCGGTTCGCCGCCTCCGCCCGGTCGCGGGCCTCTCGCAGTTCGACCTCGCGCGCGACGGCGCTGGTGATATCCTGCGCGAAGGTGACCAGATCGCCCTGCGCGCCCCATGTGTCGTTGAGCCGGAACCAGCGGCCATCCTGCGTGCGTAGCTCCATTGGGGGGATTTCGGTGCGGCGGATGCGTTCGCACATCTTGAAATGCCAATCGAGCGGATCGCGCCCCTGCAGGTCGAAGAAGCCGCTTTCTGCCGCGATGCGCGTCACCTCGTCATAGGAAACGCCGAGGCCGATCGCGATTTCCCCTTCGAAAAAGCCCAGAAACAGTTGGTTGGCGGCGACGAGGCGCAGGTCGCTGTCGAAGACCGCGAAGCCGTCCGAGATCGAATTGACCGCATGCCAGAGCCGCGCCTGCGCGATCTGGGCGAGCGAATTGGCCCGTTCGAGATCGTTGCGCACGCGGCTGTTTTCGCCCAGCAAGGTTTCGCGTTCGCTCAGCGCACGGGCGAGGCCCTCGCGCTGCTCCACCACCTGATCGGAGAGCATGCGCGCGTGCTGGGCCAGCTTCTGGTTGGCGGCGAACAGCTCCTGGCGCTTCTGCTCCAACAGCTTTTCCGCCGCGAGTCGCCCGCGGCGTTCCTGTGCCAGTTTCTCTGCGATCGCCTTGTGCATGGACGCGGCAATGCCCCCCGTATGGTCCGGGAGGCAGAGTTGCAGTGCTGCGTGAAAGGCGGGTTAACCGCGATGAGGGGCGGGCGGGAAAATCCTTAAATTGCTATGGATTGCCCGCCCGCTTGACCTTCAAAGGTCGAGTCTCAGAGACGCTCGATCGACAGCGCGATGCCTTGGCCGCCACCGATGCACATGGTGACGAGGCCGTGCTTGCCGCCGGTGCGCTCCAGCGCGTGCAGCGCCTTCACGATCAGGATCGCGCCGGTGGCGCCGACCGGGTGGCCGAGCGCGATCGCGCCGCCATCGGGGTTCACCTTCGACGCATCCAGACCCAGCTCGCGCGAGACGGCCAGCGCCTGCGAGGCGAAGGCTTCGTTGCTCTCGATCCAGTCGAAATCGGAGGCCTGCATGCCGGTCTTTTCCAGCAGCGCGCGCACGGCGGGGATCGGGCCGAGGCCCATCACTTCGGGGCGCACGCCCGCGATGGCGTAGCCGGTGATCTTGGCGCGCGGGGTCAGGCCTGCTTCTTTCGCGGCCTCTTCGCGGGCCAGAACCAGCGCCGCCGCACCGTCATTGATGCCCGAGGCGTTGCCCGCCGTGACCGAGCCGTCCTTCTGGAAGACCGGCTTGAGCGAGCCAAGCTTCTCGAGGCTCGTCTGTTTCGGGTGCTCGTCGGTGTCGAAGACGGTCGTGCCCTTGCGCGTGGTGATCTCGACGGGGGCGATCTCTTCCTTGAAGTGCCCCTCGGAGATGGCCTTGGCCGCGCGCTCCTGGCTTTCCATCGCGAAGGCGTCCTGCTCTTCGCGCGAGATCGAACACTCGGCGGCCACGTTCTCGGCGGTCACGCCCATATGGCCGGTGCCGAAGGGGCACGACAGCGCGCCGGTCATCATGTCGAGCATCTTCGCGTCGCCCATCTTCTGACCGAAGCGGGCAGCGGGCAGGATATAGGGCGATTTGCTCATCACCTCGGCGCCGCCGGCCAGCGCGAAATCGGCATCGCCCATCATCAGCATCTGCGCTGCCGAGATGACCGCCTGCACGCCGGAGCCGCAAAGACGGTTCACGTTCATCGCGGGCGTGCCGACCGGGACGCCTGCATTCACCGCCGCCACGCGGCTGAGATACATGTCGCGCGGTTCGGTGTTGATGATATGGCCGAAGACCACCTGACCGATCTTGTCCGCCGACACGCCCGCCCGCGAGATCGCCTCTTTCGAGACATGGGTGGCGAGGTCGATCGGCGCGAAGCCGGACAGCGTGCCGCCGAACGTGCCGATAGGCGTGCGGGTGCCGGAGAGAATGACGATACCGGTCATGGGTAGCCTCCAATGTTTGGGTCGGCGAGAGGGTAGCGAATGGGCTGACCCCGCGCCAGCAGGGCCAAGCGGTTATGACGAGACGTCATTTGGCCGGGCGGTGGGTTGAAACTCTCGGCCAAGGGGACACATTCTAGAAAACGAATATGACTAGGAGGCCGACATGACTGCCAACCCGATCGTCAAAGGGTTCTGGGATAAACCCACCGGAAGCTGGCAATACGTCTTTCACGACCCCGATACGATGAAGGGGGCCGTGGTCGATCCGGTCTGGGATTACGACCATCAGGCGGGCGCCACGACGCTGGGCAACGCCGAGAAAATTCTTGATTACGTCAAGGCCGAGGGGATCGACGTGGAGTGGGTGCTCGATACGCATCCCCATGCCGACCACTTTTCCTCCGCCGTGTGGCTGGCTGAGAAACTGGGCGCCAAGCGCGGCATCGGCGAGCGCGTGCGCAAGGTGCAAAGCCTCTGGGCCGAGATCTACAACACGCCCGAGCTGCCGCAGGACGGGCGGCAATGGGATCACCTGTTCGCCGAGGGCGAGACGTTCAGGATCGGTAATCTCGACGTGAAGGTGATGCTGTCGACCGGGCATACGCTGGCCTCGATCACCTATGTCGTGGGCGATGCGGCCTTCGTGCATGATACGCTGATGCAGCCCGAAAGCGGTACGAGCCGGGCGGATTTCCCAGGCGGATCTGCGGCCGAGCTGTGGGATTCGATCCGGGCGATCCTCGATCTGCCCGCCGAGACGC contains:
- a CDS encoding acetyl-CoA C-acyltransferase family protein, which codes for MTGIVILSGTRTPIGTFGGTLSGFAPIDLATHVSKEAISRAGVSADKIGQVVFGHIINTEPRDMYLSRVAAVNAGVPVGTPAMNVNRLCGSGVQAVISAAQMLMMGDADFALAGGAEVMSKSPYILPAARFGQKMGDAKMLDMMTGALSCPFGTGHMGVTAENVAAECSISREEQDAFAMESQERAAKAISEGHFKEEIAPVEITTRKGTTVFDTDEHPKQTSLEKLGSLKPVFQKDGSVTAGNASGINDGAAALVLAREEAAKEAGLTPRAKITGYAIAGVRPEVMGLGPIPAVRALLEKTGMQASDFDWIESNEAFASQALAVSRELGLDASKVNPDGGAIALGHPVGATGAILIVKALHALERTGGKHGLVTMCIGGGQGIALSIERL
- a CDS encoding MBL fold metallo-hydrolase, translated to MTANPIVKGFWDKPTGSWQYVFHDPDTMKGAVVDPVWDYDHQAGATTLGNAEKILDYVKAEGIDVEWVLDTHPHADHFSSAVWLAEKLGAKRGIGERVRKVQSLWAEIYNTPELPQDGRQWDHLFAEGETFRIGNLDVKVMLSTGHTLASITYVVGDAAFVHDTLMQPESGTSRADFPGGSAAELWDSIRAILDLPAETRLFIGHDYPGEGKEPQTGATVADHRKHNKHVKDGITREEYIKTREARDATLPLPKLMLAALQVNIRGGRKPEAEADGRSYLKIPLDYFEPR